A genomic segment from Gilvibacter sp. SZ-19 encodes:
- a CDS encoding fasciclin domain-containing protein: MKKIATFVLAGMFISACAQNKQNNDTAEVASAEVETVTDAKVADTPPTIVGVAAGNDAFSTLVAAVKAAGLVETLSGEGPFTVFAPTNDAFGKLPAGTVEGLLKPEAKGTLTAVLTYHVVAGKFEAAAVVDAIKKNNGKFEVKTVQGGTITLSLEGGNVVLTDATGAKSTVIIPDVAASNGVIHAIDSVVMPQ, from the coding sequence ATGAAAAAGATTGCCACATTCGTACTAGCCGGGATGTTCATCTCTGCCTGTGCACAGAACAAACAAAACAATGACACTGCCGAGGTTGCCTCCGCAGAAGTAGAAACCGTAACCGACGCTAAAGTTGCCGATACTCCTCCAACTATAGTAGGAGTAGCCGCAGGAAACGATGCTTTTAGCACTTTGGTAGCTGCCGTAAAAGCTGCTGGATTGGTAGAGACTTTAAGTGGAGAAGGTCCATTCACTGTTTTTGCTCCAACCAACGATGCTTTCGGAAAACTACCTGCAGGAACTGTAGAAGGTCTACTTAAGCCAGAAGCTAAAGGAACCCTAACTGCAGTGTTGACCTACCACGTAGTAGCCGGAAAATTCGAAGCTGCTGCAGTAGTAGATGCGATTAAGAAGAACAATGGAAAGTTCGAGGTTAAAACCGTTCAGGGGGGAACCATCACACTTTCTCTAGAAGGAGGAAACGTAGTACTTACAGACGCTACTGGCGCCAAGTCTACTGTGATCATCCCAGACGTAGCTGCATCCAATGGAGTGATCCACGCCATTGATTCAGTTGTAATGCCTCAATAA
- a CDS encoding serine hydrolase, giving the protein MRAHIAYCFLLLLPLFSCQDELVDPLQAALDSNDPAIRRVMNNLEAHEVQIALSVVNTSADFLQFDEYEFQVNDSVYFYPASTVKFPMAVITLEQLDDNGFIDLDATINVNGDSISSTFRKDIRDIFAVSSNEAYNRLYEYLGKDFVNQRMQELGIDKFRLAHRLSTANADDIMLKGLTFKGSEANEIFIGEGYQMQALEALELEKTLKGVGYFKNDSLIKAPMDFAYKNFYPIRSMHNTMRRVVFPEYYSSEQQFDLSPELHQFLLESMQLLPKEAGFTSQEYYDSYVKFFLYGDSKAPMPDDITILNKVGYAYGYLTDCAYIMDTTNEISFILTATVHVNENGIFNDDNYQYDEVGVPFLAALGRQIHQQLIAKK; this is encoded by the coding sequence ATGAGAGCGCATATTGCTTACTGTTTTCTTCTTTTGCTTCCACTTTTCTCTTGCCAAGATGAACTCGTCGATCCCTTACAGGCAGCATTGGATTCTAACGATCCGGCTATAAGGAGAGTAATGAATAATCTTGAGGCTCACGAAGTTCAAATTGCTTTGAGCGTTGTAAACACCTCCGCAGATTTCCTGCAGTTCGATGAGTACGAGTTTCAAGTGAACGATTCGGTCTACTTCTACCCTGCCAGCACGGTGAAATTCCCTATGGCAGTGATCACTTTGGAACAATTAGATGACAACGGTTTTATAGATCTGGACGCTACCATTAACGTCAATGGAGACTCTATCAGCTCCACATTTAGAAAAGACATCCGCGATATATTTGCTGTAAGCAGTAACGAGGCCTACAATCGTTTGTATGAATATTTAGGCAAGGATTTTGTCAATCAGCGAATGCAAGAGCTCGGGATAGATAAATTCAGACTAGCACACAGACTTTCTACTGCCAATGCAGACGACATCATGCTCAAAGGTCTGACCTTTAAAGGCTCCGAAGCAAATGAGATCTTTATTGGCGAAGGTTACCAAATGCAGGCGCTTGAAGCCTTGGAGTTGGAAAAGACATTAAAAGGCGTGGGATATTTTAAAAACGACAGTCTTATTAAAGCGCCAATGGATTTTGCTTACAAGAACTTCTACCCCATCCGCAGCATGCACAATACCATGCGAAGAGTGGTTTTTCCAGAATATTACAGCAGTGAGCAGCAGTTCGACTTGAGCCCGGAGCTGCATCAGTTCTTACTGGAGAGTATGCAATTGCTGCCCAAAGAGGCCGGTTTTACTTCCCAGGAGTACTATGACTCCTACGTCAAATTCTTTCTTTATGGCGACAGTAAAGCGCCCATGCCAGATGACATCACCATCTTGAACAAAGTTGGCTATGCCTATGGATATCTGACAGACTGCGCTTACATTATGGATACCACCAATGAGATCTCCTTTATACTCACAGCTACGGTTCATGTCAATGAAAATGGGATCTTTAACGACGACAACTACCAGTACGATGAAGTTGGAGTTCCTTTTTTGGCTGCCTTAGGGCGTCAGATACACCAGCAGCTAATTGCCAAAAAATAG
- a CDS encoding carboxypeptidase-like regulatory domain-containing protein has protein sequence MKPFWCFVLMLISFSALSQEEQTEMVQGIVQNDADDKALENVNIVNLNQVIGTVSERDGSFKIPAKVNDTLYFSYLGFKSIRVRVTNDLLRFGEIKVKMTELGIALEEVVIRPVELTGYLEIDAKIIPVYDDYRYAIAGLDRGYEGGSQQPGAVGKVLSAIFNPADFLYNVFGKRPKQMRKLRQMKADDNIRNLLQSKFDRETLMAVLQLERNDLDMILNNCNYSDQFIRTANDLQILDAISECYEQYKVLNRN, from the coding sequence ATGAAACCTTTCTGGTGCTTTGTATTGATGCTGATCTCTTTTTCTGCCCTCTCTCAGGAGGAGCAAACAGAAATGGTTCAAGGTATTGTACAAAACGATGCCGATGACAAAGCCCTTGAGAACGTGAATATCGTAAACCTCAATCAGGTGATCGGTACGGTTTCTGAGCGAGACGGTAGCTTTAAAATTCCCGCTAAAGTTAACGACACCCTCTATTTCTCTTACCTCGGATTCAAATCTATTCGCGTTCGTGTTACCAATGATTTATTGCGCTTCGGAGAGATAAAGGTCAAAATGACTGAACTCGGGATTGCCTTAGAAGAGGTTGTGATCAGGCCTGTAGAACTTACTGGATATTTAGAGATCGATGCCAAGATCATTCCGGTTTACGACGATTACCGCTACGCCATTGCAGGACTAGATCGCGGTTACGAAGGGGGTTCTCAGCAACCAGGAGCTGTGGGTAAGGTGCTCAGCGCCATATTCAATCCGGCAGATTTTCTCTATAACGTCTTTGGTAAACGCCCCAAACAGATGCGGAAATTGCGGCAAATGAAGGCCGATGACAACATCAGAAACCTATTGCAGAGCAAATTCGATAGAGAAACCCTTATGGCGGTCTTGCAATTGGAACGCAACGATCTGGACATGATCTTGAACAATTGCAACTATTCTGATCAGTTTATAAGAACCGCTAACGATCTGCAGATCTTGGACGCAATTTCTGAATGCTACGAGCAGTATAAGGTGCTCAACAGAAACTAA
- a CDS encoding DEAD/DEAH box helicase: MSAFEALGLSAPLLQATADMGFEKPTEVQAKAIPLLLQSETDLVALAQTGTGKTAAFGFPLIQKIDTKSRNTQGLIIAPTRELCLQITHELRSYSQHVKGLHIVAVYGGASVQGQAKDLKNGAQIIVATPGRMKDLIGRGVAVIKKVEYCVLDEADEMLNMGFYEDIKEILSHTPEDKSTWLFSATMPKEVAAIAKQFMYDPKEITVGTKNSGAQRVEHEYYLISARDRYLALKRLADANPNIFSVVFCRTKRDTQKVAEMLIEDGYNAAALHGDLSQNQRDLVMKSFRTNQIQMLVATDVAARGIDVDDITHVINYQLPDEIETYTHRSGRTGRAGKSGVSMVLVSKSEVRKIKAIEKIIHKQFEVKTLPTGMEICEIQLLHLAEKIEQTDVNKEIEPYVPAIMESLGAFDKETLIKKIFSVEFSRFFNYYKNAKELNVPEVGNVSSGGNSTRFFINVGAKDDFSWMTLKDFLKDLLQIKDDGLFKVDVKGSFSFFNVEEPYVKRVIDTFEDFVLDGRKIVVEATTEKRRKGGGKRFKESSDGKKKFKQPRTRKQGKRGGGRFEEEFGGRRGRKKGGGGKPRGDGGKSKGTGGKRRRR, translated from the coding sequence ATGAGTGCATTTGAAGCATTAGGACTGTCTGCGCCTTTATTGCAGGCCACGGCCGATATGGGTTTTGAAAAACCAACCGAAGTTCAGGCCAAAGCGATTCCCCTATTATTACAATCAGAGACCGACTTGGTTGCCTTAGCGCAAACCGGGACCGGAAAAACTGCTGCCTTTGGTTTTCCACTGATCCAAAAGATCGATACAAAAAGTAGAAATACCCAAGGGCTTATCATTGCGCCTACGCGCGAACTCTGTCTGCAGATCACCCACGAGCTGCGCTCTTATTCACAACACGTTAAAGGTTTACACATTGTGGCCGTTTACGGCGGTGCGAGTGTACAAGGACAAGCTAAGGACCTAAAGAACGGTGCCCAGATCATTGTAGCCACTCCAGGTCGTATGAAAGATCTAATCGGTCGCGGTGTTGCTGTCATAAAAAAAGTGGAGTACTGCGTTTTAGATGAGGCCGATGAAATGTTGAACATGGGATTCTACGAGGACATCAAAGAGATCCTTTCTCACACACCAGAAGACAAAAGCACCTGGCTCTTTAGCGCAACCATGCCTAAAGAAGTTGCCGCTATTGCCAAGCAGTTCATGTACGATCCTAAAGAGATCACCGTAGGAACAAAGAACAGTGGCGCACAACGCGTAGAGCACGAATACTACCTCATAAGTGCCAGAGATCGTTATTTAGCATTGAAGCGCCTAGCAGATGCTAATCCCAACATCTTTTCGGTTGTTTTCTGTAGAACCAAGCGCGATACCCAGAAAGTAGCAGAAATGCTGATCGAAGACGGCTACAACGCAGCTGCTCTGCACGGTGACTTGAGTCAGAATCAGCGTGATCTGGTAATGAAATCGTTCCGAACCAATCAGATACAAATGTTGGTGGCCACAGATGTTGCCGCTCGCGGTATTGATGTGGACGATATCACCCACGTGATCAACTACCAGTTGCCAGACGAGATCGAAACCTATACGCACCGTAGTGGACGTACAGGACGTGCCGGAAAATCTGGAGTTTCCATGGTTTTGGTTTCAAAAAGCGAAGTGCGTAAGATCAAAGCCATAGAAAAGATCATTCACAAGCAGTTTGAGGTTAAGACCTTACCAACCGGCATGGAGATCTGTGAGATTCAACTCTTGCATTTGGCAGAGAAGATCGAGCAAACCGACGTGAACAAGGAGATAGAGCCTTATGTTCCGGCCATTATGGAAAGCCTCGGTGCTTTTGACAAGGAGACCTTGATCAAAAAGATCTTTAGTGTGGAGTTCAGCCGTTTCTTCAATTACTACAAGAACGCCAAAGAACTCAACGTACCAGAAGTTGGTAATGTATCTAGCGGTGGCAACAGCACGCGCTTCTTTATTAATGTAGGTGCTAAGGACGACTTTAGTTGGATGACGCTAAAGGACTTTTTAAAAGACCTATTACAGATCAAAGATGATGGCCTGTTCAAGGTAGACGTAAAAGGAAGCTTTTCTTTCTTCAATGTAGAGGAACCCTACGTAAAAAGAGTGATCGACACCTTTGAAGACTTTGTTCTAGACGGACGTAAGATAGTCGTCGAAGCGACTACCGAAAAGCGCAGAAAAGGCGGAGGCAAACGTTTTAAAGAATCCTCTGATGGGAAAAAGAAATTCAAACAGCCAAGAACACGCAAACAAGGCAAGCGCGGCGGAGGTCGATTTGAAGAAGAATTCGGCGGAAGACGCGGTAGAAAGAAAGGCGGAGGCGGTAAGCCAAGAGGCGATGGTGGCAAGTCTAAAGGCACTGGAGGTAAGCGACGAAGACGATAA